The following proteins come from a genomic window of Maribacter sp. HTCC2170:
- the gpmI gene encoding 2,3-bisphosphoglycerate-independent phosphoglycerate mutase: MNKKVILMILDGWGTSPDPKVSAIDNAKTPYIDALYSKYPNAALRTDGLNVGLPDGQMGNSEVGHMNLGAGRIVYQELTRINLAIENNTLKDEKVLVDAFDYAKANNKKVHFLGLLSNGGVHSHINHLKGLLSAAKDNNLDNVYVHAFTDGRDVDPKSGASFVADLEDHMAKTTGKIATVTGRYYAMDRDNRWERVKLAYDVIVNGDGQLTDNVVNSLKSSYANDVTDEFIKPLVADKNGIVEEDDVIIFFNFRTDRGRELTNMLSQNDFPEDNTKKLSLHYVTMTNYDDSFKGINVIFNKDNITETIGEVLSKAGKKQIRIAETEKYPHVTFFFSGGQEEPFEGESRILRNSPKVATYDLKPEMSAYELRDALVEDLKKQEADFVCLNFANGDMVGHTGIMEAAIKACEAVDICVKDVVETGLENGYSTLLIADHGNCETMINPDGSPHTAHTTNPVPVILIDKNLKEIKDGVLGDVAPTILELIGIEQPKAMTGKSLI; this comes from the coding sequence AACAAGAAAGTAATTCTTATGATATTGGATGGTTGGGGAACATCTCCTGACCCTAAAGTTTCGGCAATTGATAATGCCAAAACACCATATATAGACGCTTTATACTCTAAATACCCAAATGCTGCCTTACGTACAGACGGTTTAAATGTTGGCTTACCCGATGGTCAAATGGGAAATAGTGAAGTTGGGCATATGAATTTAGGTGCCGGAAGAATTGTTTATCAAGAACTAACAAGAATCAATCTTGCCATTGAAAACAACACATTAAAAGATGAAAAAGTATTGGTTGATGCTTTTGACTATGCCAAGGCCAATAATAAGAAAGTTCATTTCTTAGGACTATTGAGTAACGGTGGAGTACACTCTCACATAAACCATTTAAAGGGGTTATTAAGTGCTGCCAAGGATAATAACCTTGACAACGTTTATGTACATGCTTTTACTGATGGAAGAGATGTGGATCCCAAATCAGGCGCTTCATTTGTTGCCGACTTAGAAGACCATATGGCGAAAACTACTGGGAAAATTGCCACAGTTACAGGTCGTTACTATGCCATGGATCGTGATAATCGTTGGGAAAGGGTAAAACTTGCTTATGATGTTATTGTCAATGGTGATGGGCAATTGACGGATAATGTTGTCAATAGCTTAAAATCGAGCTATGCCAATGATGTTACCGATGAATTTATCAAACCTTTAGTGGCCGATAAGAATGGAATCGTTGAAGAAGATGATGTAATTATCTTTTTCAACTTTAGAACAGATCGTGGTAGAGAGTTAACCAATATGTTATCTCAAAACGATTTCCCTGAAGACAACACTAAAAAATTATCATTGCATTATGTTACTATGACTAATTATGATGATAGTTTTAAAGGTATTAATGTAATATTCAATAAGGACAATATAACTGAAACCATTGGCGAAGTTTTATCTAAGGCAGGTAAAAAGCAAATTAGAATAGCCGAAACGGAAAAATATCCGCATGTAACTTTCTTTTTCTCAGGTGGTCAAGAAGAACCATTTGAAGGTGAAAGCAGAATTTTAAGAAATTCTCCCAAAGTAGCAACTTATGACCTAAAGCCAGAAATGAGTGCTTATGAATTAAGAGATGCTTTAGTTGAGGATTTAAAAAAGCAAGAGGCAGATTTTGTTTGCCTTAATTTTGCAAATGGTGATATGGTAGGACATACAGGTATTATGGAAGCAGCTATAAAAGCTTGTGAAGCCGTGGATATCTGTGTAAAAGATGTGGTAGAAACTGGGTTAGAGAACGGATACTCTACCCTATTAATTGCTGATCACGGTAATTGCGAAACTATGATCAATCCAGACGGTTCACCTCATACGGCACATACAACTAATCCTGTTCCTGTAATTTTAATAGATAAAAATTTAAAAGAGATTAAAGACGGGGTATTGGGTGATGTTGCTCCAACAATTTTAGAATTGATTGGAATTGAACAACCTAAAGCTATGACCGGAAAGTCCTTGATTTAG